A single window of bacterium DNA harbors:
- a CDS encoding ClpX C4-type zinc finger protein, with product MVELIDRKESLSCVFCGKNKNEVKKLIGGHGVYICDECIRLSYNLLNKIAIEEEKKTRKVLPKPYEIKAILDEYVIGQERAKKLLAVAVYNHYQRVGLDSLFPVSRQRVSDEVELQKSNILLIGPTGTGKTLLAQTLARLLDVPFAIVDATALTEAGYEKRAKPARAVARATARENPDACIGDESRPCIRGWMNWHKNT from the coding sequence ATGGTTGAACTTATTGATAGAAAAGAATCTTTAAGCTGCGTTTTCTGTGGCAAAAATAAGAATGAAGTGAAAAAACTCATTGGTGGTCATGGAGTCTATATTTGTGATGAATGTATTCGGCTCTCTTACAATTTATTGAACAAAATCGCTATAGAGGAAGAAAAGAAAACCAGGAAAGTTCTACCCAAGCCATATGAAATTAAGGCTATACTGGATGAATATGTTATCGGGCAGGAGAGGGCTAAGAAGTTACTGGCGGTTGCCGTATATAATCATTATCAAAGGGTGGGCCTAGATTCTCTTTTCCCGGTTTCTCGACAAAGAGTTTCTGATGAAGTAGAATTGCAGAAATCGAATATTCTATTGATTGGTCCCACAGGGACGGGAAAGACACTTTTGGCCCAGACTTTGGCTCGCTTGTTAGACGTTCCTTTCGCTATTGTCGATGCCACTGCATTGACTGAAGCTGGTTATGAAAAACGTGCCAAGCCTGCCCGTGCCGTGGCACGGGCCACGGCCAGGGAAAACCCCGATGCTTGCATCGGGGATGAATCCCGCCCCTGCATCAGGGGCTGGATGAATTGGCACAAAAATACGTAG
- a CDS encoding decaprenyl-phosphate phosphoribosyltransferase: MIKNYVKLIRPNHWVKNLFLFLPLLFGLQMFTPERLLIASVAFISFCFAASSMYVFNDIMDLQGDRFHPIKKHRPLASGEINVSTAYLIFIVLALMSLFLGFFTNIGFVFVVLTYIGINILYSVYLKNIVIIDVFIIALGFVLRIVAGSVATDIYMSKWILLCGFMLALFLGFTKRRAEIVELGEGFVSHRAVLSHYSPYFLDTMINIVNSLTVITYLFYTIDSETTAKFGNKLFLSLPIVLYGIFRYQYLVYHKKESSSPTENFLTDIPLLFTVIIWAVFCGAIIFFKIR; encoded by the coding sequence ATGATAAAAAATTATGTAAAGTTAATAAGACCAAACCATTGGGTAAAGAATCTGTTTTTGTTTCTACCATTATTGTTCGGCTTGCAGATGTTCACTCCTGAAAGGTTACTAATTGCTAGTGTAGCATTTATTAGTTTTTGTTTTGCTGCAAGTAGTATGTATGTATTTAATGACATCATGGATTTACAAGGTGACAGATTCCACCCCATAAAAAAACATCGTCCATTAGCTTCTGGAGAAATAAATGTCTCTACTGCGTACCTAATTTTTATTGTTTTAGCCTTAATGAGCCTATTCCTGGGCTTTTTTACTAACATAGGGTTTGTATTTGTAGTACTAACATATATAGGAATTAATATACTTTATTCTGTTTATCTTAAGAATATTGTTATCATAGATGTATTTATAATAGCGTTAGGATTTGTATTGCGAATAGTAGCTGGCTCTGTTGCTACAGATATATATATGTCAAAATGGATACTATTATGTGGTTTTATGCTTGCTCTTTTTTTAGGGTTTACCAAAAGAAGAGCAGAAATAGTAGAATTGGGAGAAGGTTTTGTTTCTCATAGAGCAGTATTGTCCCATTATAGCCCATATTTTTTAGATACTATGATAAATATAGTAAATTCTTTAACTGTTATTACTTACTTATTTTATACAATAGACTCAGAAACCACTGCTAAATTTGGAAATAAGTTATTTCTATCGTTGCCAATAGTTTTATATGGTATTTTTAGGTACCAATATCTTGTTTATCACAAAAAAGAAAGCAGTAGTCCCACAGAAAATTTCCTTACAGATATTCCGTTATTATTTACTGTTATAATCTGGGCGGTTTTTTGTGGCGCAATAATTTTTTTCAAAATTCGGTAG
- a CDS encoding glycosyltransferase family 39 protein, whose amino-acid sequence MSSEHQNIKAYRITFISILAVLTIFRLIYARLLPLSADEVYFWQWSRHLDLSYYEHPPMTGIIVALFTLFKSTVLTIRLAPIVLILGTTILVYLLAKEMFQDERVAFWSGLLVNIAPIFAVGAIITSTDAPLGIFWMLTLYSVYKATNSQKQYWWWLSGLALGFSFLTKFISIYIPISVFLFLLFSKEKRKWLLRKEPYLALLLSLLVFSPVIIWNASRGWVTFKYNLGMRYMSGDASLKFKYFLEYFGGQSFILSPFLFIGCLAGIIHSAYRGFKHNDDRHLFLFFTSTVILLMFGIYSWFDRVAPHWVAYGYLTALIAVAVLFFGRERKKFYRTLWIAIISFAIFMTVFIHAVPVYPKILTSIVKSKKGGPKRLTVFLSGWMKDLGEKVSMIKKEMPEDTFILCRGYALASYVAFYTDGQCETYSIGQSTPHGHSYRYWSDFDSLIGKDAIFVKGGEKEDGYIKKLSPAFDEIKKEPVFKVTRNGEVIKEFSIWRCYNFKGFEEKVGSIN is encoded by the coding sequence ATGAGCAGTGAACACCAGAATATTAAAGCTTACAGGATTACATTTATTTCTATATTAGCAGTACTTACTATCTTTCGTTTAATCTATGCTCGGCTCCTGCCTCTCTCTGCTGATGAAGTTTATTTCTGGCAATGGTCTCGCCATCTTGATTTATCTTATTATGAGCATCCTCCTATGACCGGGATTATTGTAGCTCTTTTTACTTTGTTTAAAAGCACAGTACTTACAATAAGATTGGCTCCTATAGTTTTAATTTTAGGGACAACGATTCTTGTTTATCTTTTGGCCAAGGAGATGTTTCAGGATGAGAGGGTAGCTTTCTGGTCGGGTCTTCTGGTAAATATTGCCCCCATCTTTGCTGTAGGAGCTATTATTACAAGTACAGATGCTCCTCTGGGAATCTTCTGGATGCTTACTCTTTATTCTGTTTATAAAGCGACAAATTCCCAGAAGCAATACTGGTGGTGGCTTTCTGGATTAGCTCTGGGTTTTTCGTTTCTTACGAAATTTATCTCTATTTACATTCCCATTTCAGTATTTTTATTTTTATTATTCTCTAAAGAAAAGAGAAAATGGCTACTGCGTAAAGAACCGTATTTAGCACTTCTCCTGTCGCTTCTGGTGTTCAGTCCTGTTATCATCTGGAATGCTTCCAGAGGCTGGGTAACATTTAAGTATAATTTAGGAATGAGATATATGTCTGGTGACGCTTCACTCAAGTTTAAATATTTTCTTGAATACTTTGGAGGTCAATCTTTTATCCTCTCACCATTTCTATTTATAGGTTGCCTGGCAGGCATAATTCATAGCGCATATAGAGGATTTAAACATAATGATGATAGGCATCTTTTTCTGTTCTTTACTTCCACAGTGATTCTCTTGATGTTCGGGATATATAGCTGGTTTGACCGTGTAGCTCCACACTGGGTGGCTTACGGTTATCTTACAGCCCTTATAGCTGTTGCAGTATTATTTTTTGGGCGGGAGAGAAAAAAGTTTTATCGAACCTTATGGATTGCAATTATCTCTTTTGCAATTTTTATGACGGTTTTTATACATGCTGTACCTGTTTATCCAAAAATTCTTACATCAATTGTAAAGAGTAAAAAAGGCGGCCCAAAGAGATTAACAGTGTTTCTTTCTGGCTGGATGAAGGATTTGGGTGAAAAAGTAAGCATGATAAAAAAAGAGATGCCCGAAGATACATTCATATTATGCAGGGGTTATGCTTTAGCAAGTTATGTGGCTTTTTATACTGATGGCCAATGTGAGACTTATTCAATAGGTCAGAGCACTCCCCATGGCCATTCTTATCGATACTGGTCAGATTTCGATTCTCTTATTGGAAAGGATGCTATTTTTGTTAAAGGAGGAGAGAAAGAAGACGGCTATATTAAAAAGTTAAGCCCTGCTTTTGATGAGATTAAAAAAGAGCCTGTTTTTAAAGTTACCAGAAATGGTGAAGTTATAAAGGAATTTTCTATCTGGCGTTGCTATAATTTTAAAGGGTTTGAAGAGAAGGTGGGTTCAATAAATTGA
- a CDS encoding transposase, producing MKILKGFKYRLCPTEEQKQLLLQHGGSARFLWNYLLMDNIEYYKRTGKFKFAHEMVVSIPKIKKEYDFLNLSFSQSLQMVARQLDRSLKDCFKNGKGFPKFKKKHRENDSFTVPQKWRLGKGFVFIPKIGEVKWIKHRPLQGEPEHITITQDGDQWYCSVTCEVEIPDKEKKDDNIVGIDVGLKSFATLSDGTIIENPKHLMKSEDRLKKEQKKLSRKKKGGKNRYKQRKKVQKIHREIRNARLDFIHKITSNMIAKYSGFVLEDLNIKGMMKNHHLAKSIADISWHEFKRQLDYKSLWNGKYSIQIGRLEPTSKTCSSCGYVQDMPLNKRVFNCSNCGISTDRDLNASNNILKIGLTTVGRTGSNACGVEALASTLKQEKECLVN from the coding sequence ATGAAAATATTAAAGGGTTTCAAATATAGACTTTGCCCAACAGAAGAACAAAAGCAATTGCTATTACAACACGGAGGTAGTGCCCGTTTTCTATGGAATTATCTTTTGATGGATAATATTGAATACTATAAACGAACGGGTAAGTTTAAGTTTGCTCATGAAATGGTTGTTTCTATTCCGAAGATAAAAAAAGAATATGATTTCCTTAATCTTTCTTTCTCTCAATCTTTACAAATGGTCGCAAGACAATTAGATAGATCATTGAAAGATTGTTTTAAAAACGGGAAAGGTTTCCCAAAGTTTAAGAAGAAACACAGAGAAAACGATAGTTTCACAGTTCCACAAAAATGGAGATTGGGGAAAGGATTTGTATTTATTCCAAAAATAGGTGAAGTTAAATGGATAAAACATAGACCGCTTCAAGGAGAACCAGAACATATAACAATTACCCAAGATGGAGACCAATGGTATTGTTCTGTAACTTGTGAGGTGGAAATTCCTGATAAAGAAAAAAAAGATGACAATATCGTGGGAATAGACGTTGGATTAAAATCATTTGCTACACTATCTGATGGAACAATAATTGAAAATCCAAAACATTTAATGAAATCAGAAGATAGATTAAAAAAGGAGCAAAAAAAGTTAAGTAGAAAGAAGAAGGGAGGTAAAAATAGATATAAACAGCGAAAGAAAGTTCAAAAGATTCATCGTGAAATTAGGAATGCAAGGTTAGATTTTATTCATAAAATAACCTCGAATATGATAGCCAAGTATTCTGGGTTTGTTTTGGAAGATTTAAACATAAAAGGAATGATGAAAAATCATCATCTTGCTAAGTCTATTGCAGATATATCTTGGCACGAATTTAAAAGGCAGCTTGATTACAAGTCTTTGTGGAACGGTAAGTATTCCATTCAAATAGGAAGACTTGAACCAACAAGTAAAACCTGTAGTAGTTGCGGATATGTTCAGGATATGCCGTTAAATAAGAGAGTTTTTAATTGTTCTAATTGTGGTATTTCTACAGACAGGGATTTAAATGCTTCTAATAACATTTTAAAGATAGGTTTAACCACCGTTGGACGGACGGGAAGTAACGCCTGTGGAGTTGAAGCGTTGGCTTCGACATTGAAGCAGGAAAAAGAATGCTTAGTAAACTAA
- a CDS encoding alanine--glyoxylate aminotransferase family protein: MKKYLLTPGPTPVPERVLLASAQPIIHHRTPECGQVLSEDIEGLKYVFQTKNDLFIFAASGTGAMEACVVNLLSPQDKVLIVNTGAFGRRWVDITKLFGVEPEVIEYPWGRVAKPKDVEKKLKEIPGIKAVFTQSTETSTGVVNDIQTIGKIVAETEAVLVVDAVSGLGGQELNTDEWNVDVVAGGSQKGLMLPPGLAFVSISQKAWKLVENSKLPKFYWDFKAYKKFLDEKKQTPYTSAVGLLLGLQEALRMIKEEGLEQILRRHAIMASATRKGVEAMGLELFAEAPCNVVTAVKVPEGVDGVRLVKMMRDEYGVGIAGGQREYKGKIFRIAHLGYMDRFDVIIGLSALEIALSKLGYKFEVGKGIAAAEKEFLK, encoded by the coding sequence ATGAAAAAGTATCTTTTAACGCCAGGTCCTACTCCTGTTCCGGAAAGAGTACTTTTAGCATCAGCTCAGCCAATTATCCATCACCGCACTCCGGAGTGCGGTCAGGTTCTTTCTGAAGACATAGAAGGGCTGAAATACGTATTTCAAACAAAAAATGACCTTTTCATTTTTGCAGCTTCGGGAACCGGGGCGATGGAGGCCTGCGTGGTCAACCTCCTCTCTCCGCAAGACAAAGTTCTAATTGTTAACACTGGTGCATTTGGTAGAAGATGGGTAGATATTACTAAGTTATTTGGAGTTGAACCAGAAGTTATTGAATATCCCTGGGGTAGAGTAGCTAAGCCCAAGGATGTGGAGAAGAAACTAAAGGAGATACCGGGGATTAAAGCTGTATTTACACAAAGCACAGAGACCTCAACCGGTGTGGTTAACGATATCCAGACAATTGGTAAGATAGTGGCAGAAACTGAGGCTGTCCTGGTGGTCGATGCGGTGAGCGGGTTAGGGGGACAGGAGCTGAACACCGATGAGTGGAATGTAGATGTGGTAGCTGGTGGCTCTCAGAAAGGACTGATGCTCCCTCCAGGATTGGCTTTTGTCAGTATCAGCCAGAAGGCATGGAAACTTGTAGAAAATTCTAAATTGCCGAAGTTTTACTGGGACTTTAAGGCATATAAGAAGTTTCTCGACGAGAAAAAACAGACGCCCTATACTTCGGCAGTAGGCTTGTTGTTGGGATTGCAGGAAGCTTTGAGAATGATAAAAGAGGAAGGGCTGGAGCAAATCTTACGGCGCCATGCAATAATGGCTTCTGCTACAAGAAAGGGAGTGGAGGCAATGGGTCTGGAGCTCTTCGCAGAGGCTCCCTGTAACGTGGTTACAGCAGTCAAAGTTCCGGAAGGAGTTGATGGGGTGCGGCTGGTTAAAATGATGCGTGACGAGTATGGAGTGGGAATTGCTGGTGGTCAAAGAGAATATAAAGGTAAGATTTTCCGCATAGCCCATCTGGGTTATATGGATAGATTTGATGTAATCATCGGGCTTTCCGCTCTGGAAATAGCATTGAGTAAATTAGGATATAAATTCGAGGTAGGGAAAGGCATAGCTGCGGCAGAGAAAGAATTCCTGAAATAA
- the serA gene encoding phosphoglycerate dehydrogenase: MKVLVSDKLAEEGIELLRKSPDITVDVKLKLELQELLKHIGEYDALLVRSTTKVTKEVIDAAKNLKVIGRAGVGVDNIDVEAASKRGILVMNTPGGNTISAAEHTMSMLLALSRCIPQANISLKSKQWEKKKFLGTEIFKKTLGIIGLGRIGGEVAKRAQSFGMEIIAYDPYISKAHAREIGVKLVSFPELIKQADYITIHIPSTSETKHIINKETINQMKEGVRIINCARGGIIDEAALAEAVKSGKVGGAALDVFEKEPPFDSPVLGLENIIVTPHLGASTEEAQINVARDIALQVLDFLKKGIVRNAVNMPELDSEKMKTLGPYIDLCEKLGRLQAQISEGGFTQIGVQYSGEILRHEIEPLTLALLKGLLEPVLEREVNFINAPLIAEERGIKVTESKVSKVEDFANLIVVQTMTEKGENIVAGTLLGKKEPRLVRIGEFDLDVIPEGYMLLCSNLDKPGVIGKIGTILGNRKINIAAMQVGRKIVGGKALTIINVDCDVSKEVLKEIEGISEIVEVKMVNL, translated from the coding sequence GTGAAGGTATTGGTTAGTGACAAATTAGCGGAAGAAGGTATAGAGTTATTGAGGAAAAGCCCCGATATAACAGTTGATGTGAAACTCAAACTGGAATTGCAGGAGTTGCTAAAGCACATTGGCGAGTACGATGCTCTTCTTGTGCGCAGTACAACTAAGGTGACAAAAGAGGTAATTGACGCAGCAAAGAATTTAAAAGTCATTGGAAGAGCAGGAGTGGGAGTGGACAATATCGATGTTGAGGCGGCAAGTAAAAGGGGCATCCTGGTAATGAATACGCCCGGTGGAAATACCATTTCTGCAGCAGAACATACAATGAGCATGCTCTTAGCATTATCCCGCTGTATTCCCCAGGCTAACATATCCCTGAAGAGTAAGCAGTGGGAAAAGAAAAAATTCTTAGGAACCGAAATTTTCAAAAAGACCCTGGGTATAATCGGCCTGGGCAGAATCGGAGGTGAAGTTGCAAAAAGGGCACAGTCTTTCGGGATGGAGATAATAGCTTATGACCCCTATATTTCTAAGGCCCATGCGCGAGAGATTGGCGTTAAATTGGTCAGTTTTCCGGAACTTATTAAACAGGCAGACTACATAACAATTCATATTCCGTCAACTTCTGAAACTAAACACATAATTAATAAAGAAACTATCAATCAGATGAAAGAAGGAGTGAGGATTATAAATTGTGCTCGTGGGGGAATCATAGATGAAGCTGCCTTAGCAGAAGCAGTGAAGTCAGGTAAGGTTGGTGGGGCAGCTCTCGATGTTTTTGAGAAGGAACCACCTTTTGACAGTCCCGTTCTGGGTTTAGAGAATATAATTGTTACACCGCATTTAGGAGCTTCAACCGAAGAGGCTCAGATTAATGTGGCAAGAGATATTGCTCTGCAAGTTTTAGATTTCCTTAAGAAAGGCATTGTTCGCAATGCAGTCAATATGCCAGAATTAGATTCTGAGAAAATGAAAACTTTAGGTCCCTATATTGACCTTTGCGAGAAATTAGGAAGGTTACAGGCACAGATAAGTGAGGGAGGGTTTACTCAGATTGGAGTCCAATACTCAGGAGAGATTCTCCGTCACGAGATTGAGCCTTTAACCCTTGCCCTGCTTAAGGGGCTTCTGGAGCCAGTTTTGGAAAGGGAAGTCAATTTTATCAACGCTCCTTTAATTGCCGAGGAGAGAGGGATTAAAGTTACCGAGTCTAAAGTGAGCAAAGTGGAAGATTTTGCCAACTTAATAGTAGTCCAGACAATGACAGAAAAAGGGGAGAATATAGTTGCCGGGACTCTTTTGGGGAAGAAGGAACCTCGTCTGGTAAGGATTGGCGAGTTTGATTTGGACGTTATTCCTGAAGGGTATATGTTACTCTGTTCAAATCTGGACAAGCCGGGAGTAATTGGTAAAATAGGAACGATTTTAGGAAATAGAAAGATTAATATAGCGGCAATGCAAGTGGGGAGAAAAATAGTTGGTGGAAAAGCACTAACTATCATCAATGTAGATTGTGATGTTTCAAAAGAGGTTTTAAAAGAGATAGAGGGGATATCGGAAATTGTGGAAGTAAAAATGGTAAATCTCTAA
- a CDS encoding DUF362 domain-containing protein: MNKSKVAVLKTTPETALQDIQRLVRTADFEDALPKDKTTILKDNISWHFPYISANTTPWQLEGTIRALISAGYKDITAVHNNTVVTNAYKGQVMNKLAPIYKKYQIEERYNFIPEDIQWIDYKPKTRMRVLDKVYPEGIKVPEYFIGKNIIHLPTVKTHIYTTTTGAMKNAFGGLLNTKRHYTHCVIHETLVDLLAIQKEIHTGIFAVMDGTICGSGPGPRTMTPVEKDYILASSDSVAIDAVSAKMMGFDPMTIPYIRMAHEDGLGAGRIQEIEVVGEDISNVNFSFSVGDNLASKVGDLFWFSPLKIFQRLLFRTPLVYLFVFGSFLYHDYIWWPVKGKKIQKRKVLNTKWGRLFKSYPS, translated from the coding sequence ATGAATAAATCAAAGGTTGCTGTCTTAAAAACTACTCCGGAAACTGCGCTCCAGGACATACAGCGGCTGGTAAGAACGGCAGATTTTGAAGATGCGCTTCCCAAAGATAAGACAACTATTTTAAAGGATAATATATCGTGGCACTTCCCTTATATTAGTGCCAATACTACTCCATGGCAGCTAGAAGGGACAATCCGGGCATTAATTAGTGCTGGTTATAAGGACATCACTGCAGTCCATAATAATACAGTGGTCACCAATGCTTACAAGGGGCAGGTAATGAATAAACTTGCCCCTATCTACAAAAAGTACCAGATAGAGGAAAGATACAATTTTATCCCCGAGGATATCCAGTGGATTGACTATAAGCCAAAAACGAGAATGAGGGTACTGGACAAAGTTTATCCTGAAGGTATTAAGGTACCTGAATACTTTATTGGCAAAAATATTATACATCTGCCCACAGTAAAGACCCATATATATACTACGACAACGGGGGCAATGAAAAACGCTTTTGGTGGACTTTTGAACACAAAGAGGCATTATACCCATTGTGTTATCCACGAAACTCTTGTTGACCTACTGGCTATCCAGAAAGAGATTCACACAGGTATCTTTGCTGTGATGGACGGCACTATATGTGGAAGTGGCCCGGGACCAAGGACAATGACACCTGTAGAAAAGGACTATATCCTTGCAAGCAGTGATAGTGTAGCCATAGATGCTGTTTCAGCTAAGATGATGGGCTTTGACCCTATGACTATACCATATATACGTATGGCTCACGAAGATGGCCTGGGTGCAGGAAGAATTCAGGAAATAGAAGTTGTGGGAGAGGATATCTCAAATGTAAACTTTTCCTTCTCCGTAGGAGACAATCTTGCAAGCAAGGTGGGTGATTTGTTCTGGTTTAGTCCACTAAAGATATTCCAGAGGCTGCTTTTCAGGACACCTCTTGTTTATCTATTTGTCTTTGGTTCATTTCTTTATCATGATTATATATGGTGGCCGGTAAAAGGAAAGAAGATTCAGAAGCGTAAAGTTTTAAATACAAAATGGGGCAGGCTTTTTAAGAGTTATCCCAGTTAG
- the lon gene encoding endopeptidase La translates to MITPERPKKSIVIPDVLPLLPVRDVVIFPYMVLPLAVGRSKSIKALEEAMARDRLIFLVTQKKIQTENPGREDVHSVGVVAEILQLLKMPDGTIKILVEGLERAKIADFIPQQGFIQVRIERLLETYTPNQELEALMRNAIALFEKYVKLNRRIPIETIMSVSNIDDPSRLADIIASHISIKILQEQLILETWDTKKRLTELAKILTAENDILSIEKKIQVRVRDQIEKTQKEYYLHEQIKAIKKELKETDDYQKEVSELREKVRKSKAPPEVAKQAEKEISRLEKMMPFSPEATVIRTYLDWIIGVPWAISTKDHLDLKRAEKILDEDHYGLDKAKERIVEYLAVCKLTKKLKGPIICFVGPPGTGKTSLGRSIARALGRKFIRMSLGGIRDEAEIRGHRRTYIGALPGRIIQSLSKIKSRNPVFLLDEVDKMGQDFRGDPAAALLEVLDPEQNNTFSDHYLEVEFDLSDVMFITTANTLYTVPPSLADRMEVIKFPGYTKEEKIKIAQKFLVPKQVRENGLSSDKLVISERALNLIIRDYTLEAGVRNLEREIANVCRKVAKELASVKGRKDIKITAKNLHRYLGIPKYHREKPGQNEVGVATGLAWTEVGGDILSIEVSIMKGKGNLTLTGKLGEVMRESAQAALSYVRSNAGKLGLPSDFYKDIEIHIHVPEGAIPKDGPSAGITMAVALTSALTNRPVKKDVAMTGEITLRGRILSVGGFKEKMLAAHRSGIKTVIFPRENERNLKEIPKEIKNKMKFIPVKNVDEVFRIALVAREKRKAKITRRKRLGRLPLGQRLPGLQAKEKTEWENKREN, encoded by the coding sequence TTGATTACACCAGAAAGGCCTAAGAAATCGATTGTCATACCTGATGTCTTACCCCTTCTGCCAGTAAGAGACGTGGTAATCTTCCCTTATATGGTTCTTCCGTTAGCAGTAGGACGGTCTAAATCGATCAAGGCTTTAGAAGAAGCGATGGCCCGAGACCGCTTAATTTTCCTTGTGACTCAGAAAAAGATTCAAACTGAAAACCCGGGAAGGGAAGACGTCCATTCCGTAGGGGTAGTGGCAGAGATTCTCCAGCTTTTAAAGATGCCCGATGGTACGATTAAAATCCTCGTCGAGGGGTTAGAGAGAGCAAAGATTGCAGACTTTATTCCTCAACAGGGATTTATTCAGGTGAGGATTGAGAGGCTTTTAGAAACATATACTCCCAACCAGGAACTTGAGGCTCTGATGCGTAATGCGATAGCCTTATTTGAGAAATATGTGAAATTGAATCGCCGTATTCCCATAGAGACTATAATGTCAGTTTCAAACATCGACGATCCCAGCCGTTTAGCCGATATTATTGCATCTCATATCTCGATTAAAATACTTCAGGAGCAGCTTATTCTGGAAACATGGGATACTAAAAAGAGGCTTACAGAGTTAGCCAAAATTTTGACCGCTGAGAATGATATTCTCTCTATCGAGAAGAAGATTCAGGTGCGGGTGCGTGACCAGATTGAAAAGACACAGAAGGAATACTACCTGCATGAACAGATTAAGGCAATTAAAAAAGAACTGAAAGAAACAGATGACTACCAAAAAGAAGTAAGTGAACTGAGAGAGAAAGTCAGAAAATCTAAGGCACCTCCAGAGGTAGCAAAACAGGCAGAGAAAGAAATTTCTCGTCTGGAGAAAATGATGCCTTTCTCTCCAGAGGCCACGGTAATTAGGACCTATCTGGACTGGATAATTGGAGTACCCTGGGCTATCAGTACCAAAGACCATCTGGATCTTAAAAGAGCTGAGAAGATTTTGGACGAAGACCATTATGGTTTGGATAAAGCCAAGGAAAGGATAGTGGAATATTTAGCTGTTTGTAAGTTAACAAAAAAGTTGAAGGGACCAATTATCTGTTTTGTCGGTCCGCCAGGTACGGGTAAGACTTCTCTAGGCCGTTCGATTGCCCGTGCTTTGGGTCGCAAGTTCATTCGTATGTCATTGGGAGGGATACGCGATGAGGCTGAGATTCGTGGCCACCGCAGGACATATATTGGTGCTCTGCCCGGGAGGATAATTCAGTCACTAAGTAAGATAAAATCGAGAAACCCTGTATTTCTACTCGATGAAGTGGATAAGATGGGTCAGGATTTTAGAGGCGATCCAGCAGCGGCTCTTTTAGAAGTTCTCGATCCCGAACAGAACAACACTTTTTCCGATCACTATTTAGAGGTGGAATTTGATTTATCCGATGTAATGTTTATTACCACTGCTAATACTCTGTACACAGTTCCGCCTTCTTTAGCTGATCGAATGGAGGTTATTAAGTTCCCCGGGTATACGAAAGAAGAGAAGATTAAGATTGCCCAAAAATTTCTCGTGCCGAAACAGGTCAGGGAAAATGGGTTAAGTTCGGACAAATTAGTTATATCGGAACGAGCCTTAAATTTGATAATCCGCGATTACACCCTGGAGGCGGGAGTAAGAAACCTGGAAAGAGAGATAGCAAATGTCTGTCGTAAGGTAGCCAAAGAGTTAGCCTCAGTGAAGGGCAGAAAAGATATAAAAATTACTGCAAAAAACCTTCACCGTTATTTGGGCATTCCCAAGTACCACAGGGAGAAACCGGGACAGAATGAAGTGGGCGTAGCCACTGGACTTGCCTGGACAGAAGTGGGGGGAGATATTCTTTCTATTGAAGTTTCAATTATGAAAGGTAAAGGTAATCTCACCCTTACCGGGAAACTGGGGGAGGTGATGAGGGAATCTGCTCAGGCAGCGCTTTCTTATGTTAGGTCTAATGCTGGTAAGTTAGGTTTACCCTCGGATTTTTACAAGGATATAGAAATTCACATTCACGTCCCCGAGGGTGCGATTCCTAAGGACGGTCCATCGGCAGGGATTACTATGGCAGTTGCTTTAACTTCAGCATTAACCAATAGGCCGGTTAAGAAAGATGTGGCTATGACTGGAGAGATAACTCTAAGAGGGCGGATTTTATCCGTAGGTGGATTTAAAGAGAAGATGCTGGCAGCTCATAGGTCGGGAATAAAGACAGTTATCTTTCCCCGGGAAAATGAGAGGAACCTGAAAGAGATTCCCAAAGAGATCAAGAATAAAATGAAGTTCATACCAGTTAAGAATGTAGATGAAGTATTTAGGATAGCTTTAGTTGCCCGGGAAAAGAGAAAAGCAAAGATAACCAGACGGAAGAGATTGGGCCGTCTACCATTGGGTCAAAGGTTGCCAGGACTACAAGCAAAAGAAAAAACAGAATGGGAAAACAAAAGAGAGAACTAG